A window of Microbispora hainanensis genomic DNA:
CGGGAAAAGGGATGTGGCACCGTTCGCGTCCTTCTCCGTGAACCAGACCTCGTCCCGGCCCAGGGTGTCGTCGGCGAGCATGGTGCCGAGCAGTGTCGTGTCGTGGGACGCGAACAGCAACTGCGCCCCGGTCCGGTTGATCTCGGGGTCCTGGAACATCCGGATCAAGGTCGAGGAGAGCACGGGGTGAAGGCTGGAGTCGATTTCGTCGACCACCAGCAGGTGTCCGGCCAGAAGCGTCACCAGGGTGTAGCCCAGCATCGACAGCCAGACTCGGGTGCCCGCACTCTCCTCTCTGATGTCCAGGGTGACGTCCGTCCCGGCCCGGCGTAGGCGGATCTCTTTTCCGAACTGCTCCTCGTCGGTGGCGAAGTCGCCGCCACTCTCCCGTACGGCCTCTCGCAGACGCCGGAAACTCGTGAGCACCTCGGGCGGTATCTCGCGACGCACCACCTCGGCCGACTCCAGGCCGAGATCGGCCAGCCGCAGGAGTTCGTTGACGTCCCTGGCCGCTCGGGGATGCTCGAGAAGCGACATGGTCGCCGAGAGCCGAGCCTGTTCGTCGAAGTGATCCTGCTCGGCGAAGTGGACCTTCTCCGCCAACGTCTCGTATAGGGCACCCAGCAACGGGTGGTTGTTGGAAGCCGCCGAGGAGAGGTAAAGGGCGTTCCCTCTGGTGAGCTTCGCGATCCGGGCGGTCTCTCCGCCGAGCGAACGACCGAACCTGTAGTCCTCGGGCCCGTTCCGCTCGAACAGCGTCCTGGGCCGCCCGGCCGGAAAGGAGTACAACCACTCGCCGCGGACGTTCTCGTCGTCGATCTCGAAGCCATAGGAATACCGCACTCCCTCGTCGAGGAAGTCGACCTCATAGAAGGAGGGGGTTTTGCGGCCTGTCTCGTCGAGCAGGAACGGACGTCGCGGCACCCCTCCGCTCGGCGCCCACGTGGTATGCGAACTCTTCACCGCCCGGCTCATCCACCGCAGGGCGTCCAGCACGTTGGACTTGCCCGATGCGTTCGCACCGTAGATCCCCGCCGCTGACACGGTCCGAGGGATCACAGCACCCTTTCGCTTCTGTTCCCCCCGCCGTGGCGCGGCCACGAACGACAACGTCTGTTCATCGCGCAACGACCGATGGTTGGCCACCCGGAAGCGCAGAAGCATAGTGATCACCTCTTCACTTGAGCGCAAGAACCATACAGTTTCAGAGCGATCTACGGAGAGATTCCCCCGAAACCGCGTTTCAATTGCGATCAAAGGTGCGTTTGCCTGCGAACGGCCTGAGGTCTGTCGGTCAAGATCGATACAGTGCGCCGGTGATCAGATCGCGGCGTGTCGTGTGGCCGGCGCTCGTGAGCGTGCTTGTGCTGGGAGGGCTCGCCGGCGAGCCGGATCTCACGGTGCATTCGGTGCTGTGCATCTCCACATCGATGGGCGCCGTCGCGTCGATGTCCTGCGGCGATCCCGAGTTCGAAGCCGAGATGAAGGCCAACGCCCTCACTCCCGAGGAGGCGAAGAGCATCGGGTGCCCGCCGGTGCAGTGGGACGACGAGGCGAAGCTCACCCCCGACATCCCGCAGGACCCCGGCTTCCCAAGCGACGAGCCCACCTACACCCCGCGTACGCCCGATCCGGCGATCGCGGCGCGGGTGAACCAGGCGTGGGACCGCATCGAACGCTGGCTGGGCGCGCACGCCTCGGCCACGCTGCGGAAGCTCAAGTTCGGCGCCGACCCGCAGAACCTCGCCGGGTGGG
This region includes:
- a CDS encoding AAA family ATPase, producing the protein MLLRFRVANHRSLRDEQTLSFVAAPRRGEQKRKGAVIPRTVSAAGIYGANASGKSNVLDALRWMSRAVKSSHTTWAPSGGVPRRPFLLDETGRKTPSFYEVDFLDEGVRYSYGFEIDDENVRGEWLYSFPAGRPRTLFERNGPEDYRFGRSLGGETARIAKLTRGNALYLSSAASNNHPLLGALYETLAEKVHFAEQDHFDEQARLSATMSLLEHPRAARDVNELLRLADLGLESAEVVRREIPPEVLTSFRRLREAVRESGGDFATDEEQFGKEIRLRRAGTDVTLDIREESAGTRVWLSMLGYTLVTLLAGHLLVVDEIDSSLHPVLSSTLIRMFQDPEINRTGAQLLFASHDTTLLGTMLADDTLGRDEVWFTEKDANGATSLFPLADFRPRTDENIERGYLQGRYGAVPYLNFDKVREIFRGMEPRLDEPSA